One Nostoc sp. UHCC 0302 DNA window includes the following coding sequences:
- a CDS encoding YbjN domain-containing protein produces the protein MTSYQETPTSNQFTNELNADTTSINHLEVIENVIDSLEQDDSAMVRHSPEGGYLWKFKYGSVEVFVQLSGTSDEDTITVWSVVLKLPVKDEPKLLRRLLELNCSSTFEARYGIIDNQVVVISTRTLAELSPGEVSRLITIVATIADDNDEALQSEFGAA, from the coding sequence ATGACAAGCTACCAAGAAACCCCAACTAGCAACCAATTCACCAATGAGTTAAATGCCGATACAACAAGCATTAACCATCTGGAAGTAATCGAAAATGTTATAGACAGTCTAGAACAAGATGACAGCGCGATGGTTCGCCACAGCCCAGAGGGTGGCTATCTCTGGAAGTTTAAGTATGGCAGTGTGGAAGTATTTGTACAACTTAGTGGGACAAGCGATGAAGACACTATAACGGTTTGGTCTGTAGTGCTAAAGTTGCCTGTTAAAGATGAACCCAAGTTACTACGACGTTTGTTAGAGTTGAACTGCTCTAGCACCTTTGAAGCCCGTTACGGTATTATTGACAACCAAGTAGTTGTCATCTCGACACGCACCTTAGCGGAGTTATCTCCTGGCGAAGTCTCGCGGTTGATTACAATCGTGGCAACGATCGCTGATGACAACGATGAAGCTTTACAATCTGAATTTGGAGCGGCTTAA
- a CDS encoding biotin/lipoate A/B protein ligase family protein, which translates to MAIDHWLLEQHHSGKHPPTLRFYRWSPPAISLGYHQRQYPEYWQHLTWQGQKLDLVRRPTGGRAVLHQGDLTYAVITSRLTGKRLEVYEKICEFLIQGWRSLGVELHYGTAGRGYIHNPNCFGTATGADLVLPNGSKLIGSAQLRRGSTILQHGSIRLQSDAELYSQVFGAESFTDVQLPQSLSVEKIISALVVAASDCFDMQINTQPLSKPEWEHILTHQS; encoded by the coding sequence ATGGCGATTGACCATTGGTTGCTAGAACAGCACCATTCAGGCAAACATCCCCCAACTCTGCGCTTTTATAGGTGGTCGCCACCTGCCATTTCTCTCGGCTATCATCAACGCCAATATCCTGAATATTGGCAGCATTTGACTTGGCAAGGTCAAAAACTAGATTTGGTGCGGCGTCCTACAGGTGGACGGGCGGTGTTGCACCAAGGTGATTTAACTTACGCTGTGATTACATCTAGGCTGACTGGCAAACGCCTGGAAGTATATGAAAAAATTTGTGAGTTTTTGATTCAAGGGTGGCGATCGCTTGGCGTAGAATTGCATTATGGTACAGCTGGGCGAGGCTATATCCACAACCCTAATTGTTTTGGCACGGCTACTGGTGCAGATTTAGTTTTACCAAATGGAAGCAAACTCATTGGTAGCGCCCAACTGCGACGCGGTAGCACAATTTTGCAACATGGTTCTATCCGTTTACAATCGGATGCTGAGTTGTATTCTCAAGTCTTTGGTGCAGAATCTTTTACGGACGTGCAGCTGCCCCAAAGCCTAAGTGTGGAAAAAATTATTTCAGCCTTAGTTGTTGCTGCTAGTGATTGTTTTGATATGCAAATAAATACGCAACCCCTCTCTAAGCCTGAGTGGGAGCATATTTTAACCCATCAGTCTTGA
- a CDS encoding HD domain-containing protein, giving the protein MQINRLTQQIQFIIEIDQLKQIMRQTLLIDGSRRENSAEHSWHLAMMAMSLAEYAPDAVDIFHAIKMLLIHDLVEIDAGDTFCYDVQANQHKAQREAQAALRLFGLLPADQGEELHLLWGEFEAGETPTAKFAAALDRIQPLLHNQKNGGGTWRVNGITRNQVMKRVAPVEIGAPQLWPFVVQLIDDCVAAGYLQESPDLGVLS; this is encoded by the coding sequence GTGCAAATTAACCGACTGACGCAACAAATTCAGTTCATTATCGAAATTGATCAGCTTAAACAGATAATGCGCCAAACCCTGCTCATAGATGGGTCACGCCGAGAAAATAGTGCAGAGCATTCTTGGCATTTGGCTATGATGGCAATGTCGTTAGCAGAATATGCACCAGATGCTGTTGATATATTTCATGCTATCAAAATGTTGCTGATTCACGATTTGGTAGAAATTGATGCAGGTGATACTTTCTGCTACGATGTGCAGGCGAATCAGCATAAAGCTCAAAGAGAAGCTCAAGCAGCGTTACGTTTATTCGGACTTTTACCAGCAGACCAGGGGGAAGAGTTACATCTACTCTGGGGTGAGTTTGAAGCAGGAGAAACACCCACAGCGAAATTTGCCGCAGCCCTAGACCGCATACAACCCTTACTGCATAATCAGAAAAATGGAGGCGGGACTTGGCGCGTGAATGGTATTACGCGGAATCAAGTAATGAAACGGGTAGCACCTGTAGAAATAGGTGCGCCGCAACTATGGCCGTTTGTTGTACAGTTAATTGATGATTGTGTGGCAGCAGGATATTTACAAGAATCTCCTGATTTGGGAGTGCTGAGTTAG
- the purH gene encoding bifunctional phosphoribosylaminoimidazolecarboxamide formyltransferase/IMP cyclohydrolase has protein sequence MARLALLSVSNKTGLVDLARSLVEEFEFDLISSGGTAQVLKDAGLPVTKVAEYTGSPEILGGRVKTLHPRIHGGILARRDVAQDLTDLENNQIRPIDLVVVNLYPFEETIAKPGVTLPEAIEQIDIGGPAMLRAASKNFAHLTVLSNPGQYDEYLQELRQNNGEPSLEFRQKSALQGFLHTASYDQAIASYLSSQSQESLPSQYTLSGQQLQPLRYGENPHQSAGWYQTGNTPTGWAAATKLQGKELSYNNLVDLEAARRIISEFTDSPAAAILKHTNPCGVALGNSLVEAYEKAFNADAVSAFGGIVALNRPIDAATAQELTKTFLECVVAPAIAEDAQEILAKKSNVRVLTLADLATGPKETVKAIAGGFLVQAADDANADTSKWQIVTERQPTPVELAELLFAWKVCKHVKSNAIVITGDRTTLGVGAGQMNRVGSVKIALEQAGNKARGAFLASDGFFPFDDSVKTAAAAGITAIVQPGGSLRDKDSIKAANELGLVMVFTGVRHFLH, from the coding sequence ATGGCGCGTCTGGCACTGCTGAGTGTATCTAACAAAACTGGTTTAGTTGACCTTGCCCGTAGCTTGGTTGAAGAATTTGAATTCGATTTAATCAGCAGTGGGGGAACAGCCCAAGTCCTCAAGGATGCAGGGTTACCAGTTACAAAAGTCGCTGAATATACAGGTTCTCCAGAAATTTTAGGTGGCCGAGTCAAAACACTGCATCCCCGGATTCATGGGGGAATTTTAGCGCGGCGAGATGTGGCGCAAGATTTAACAGATTTAGAAAATAATCAAATTCGCCCGATTGATTTAGTGGTAGTAAATCTCTATCCTTTTGAGGAAACTATTGCTAAACCTGGGGTAACTTTACCGGAAGCGATTGAACAAATCGATATCGGTGGCCCAGCAATGCTAAGGGCAGCATCAAAAAACTTTGCCCATCTGACAGTATTGTCTAATCCAGGACAGTATGACGAGTATTTGCAAGAGTTACGCCAAAATAACGGCGAACCTTCTCTAGAATTTCGTCAAAAGTCAGCACTACAAGGATTTTTGCATACTGCTAGCTACGACCAAGCGATCGCTTCTTATCTCAGCAGTCAATCTCAGGAATCTCTACCGTCACAGTACACCCTCTCCGGGCAGCAATTGCAACCTCTACGCTACGGCGAAAATCCTCATCAAAGCGCTGGATGGTATCAAACTGGAAATACCCCAACTGGATGGGCAGCCGCTACCAAACTGCAAGGCAAAGAACTCAGTTACAATAATTTGGTGGATTTAGAAGCAGCACGGCGGATAATTTCTGAATTCACCGATAGCCCCGCCGCCGCAATTCTCAAACACACTAATCCTTGTGGTGTGGCTTTGGGAAATTCTCTGGTAGAAGCTTATGAAAAAGCTTTTAACGCGGATGCTGTTTCGGCATTTGGTGGGATTGTTGCACTCAACCGTCCGATTGATGCTGCGACTGCACAAGAATTAACTAAGACATTTTTAGAATGCGTGGTAGCACCAGCAATTGCAGAGGACGCCCAAGAAATTCTGGCAAAAAAATCTAATGTGCGCGTTTTAACTTTAGCAGATTTAGCTACTGGGCCAAAAGAAACAGTCAAAGCGATCGCTGGTGGTTTTCTTGTCCAAGCTGCTGATGATGCGAACGCTGACACTAGTAAATGGCAAATAGTCACTGAACGTCAACCCACTCCTGTGGAGTTAGCAGAATTGTTATTTGCGTGGAAAGTTTGCAAGCACGTTAAATCGAACGCCATAGTTATTACAGGCGATCGTACTACTTTAGGAGTTGGTGCTGGTCAAATGAACCGTGTTGGCTCGGTTAAAATTGCCTTAGAACAAGCTGGAAACAAAGCTAGAGGCGCATTTCTTGCCAGCGATGGATTTTTTCCCTTCGATGATTCAGTGAAAACAGCGGCGGCGGCGGGAATTACTGCCATTGTTCAACCAGGGGGAAGTTTACGTGATAAAGATTCCATTAAAGCTGCTAATGAACTCGGCTTAGTAATGGTGTTTACTGGTGTGCGTCACTTTTTACACTAA
- a CDS encoding alpha/beta hydrolase, translated as MTKTLESITVSPSTGQEPKGLIVTLHGWGANAQDVASLLPFFNLPDYHFVFPNAPFPYPYSPIGRAWYDLSAENMYQGLPESRQLLIDWLVSLESSTGVPLSRTILSGFSQGGAMTLDVGLKLPFAGLVVMSGYLHPGAATAANNGLTPTLITHGRKDEVVPLQAAIKAQATLKSLGIAVDYHEFDMGHEISPQMLEVLRNFVVNAIG; from the coding sequence ATGACTAAAACTTTAGAATCTATCACCGTTTCCCCAAGCACAGGGCAAGAACCTAAAGGCTTAATTGTTACTCTACACGGTTGGGGTGCAAATGCTCAGGATGTGGCATCTTTATTGCCATTTTTCAACTTGCCAGATTATCACTTTGTCTTTCCTAATGCACCTTTTCCTTATCCCTATTCTCCTATAGGGAGAGCATGGTACGACTTAAGTGCAGAAAATATGTATCAGGGTCTGCCAGAAAGTCGGCAATTGCTAATAGATTGGTTAGTATCTCTAGAGAGTAGCACTGGTGTACCTTTATCGCGCACCATTTTGAGTGGATTTTCTCAAGGCGGCGCAATGACTTTGGATGTGGGATTGAAGTTACCTTTTGCAGGTTTAGTTGTGATGAGTGGGTATTTACATCCCGGTGCAGCAACAGCAGCTAACAATGGTTTGACGCCAACTTTAATTACTCATGGAAGAAAAGATGAAGTTGTGCCATTGCAAGCAGCCATAAAAGCACAGGCAACTTTAAAATCACTAGGAATCGCGGTAGATTACCACGAATTTGACATGGGACATGAAATCAGTCCACAAATGCTAGAAGTGCTACGAAATTTTGTTGTAAATGCAATTGGTTAA
- a CDS encoding DUF2555 domain-containing protein, with the protein MTTLSISRKEIAAMTATEVEQLATRLELDNYSNAFEGLNDWHLLRAIAFQRPELVEPYIYLLDLEPYDEA; encoded by the coding sequence ATGACAACTCTAAGCATTTCCCGGAAAGAAATTGCTGCCATGACTGCGACAGAAGTAGAACAGTTGGCTACACGTCTGGAGCTGGATAATTACAGTAATGCTTTTGAGGGTTTGAATGATTGGCATCTGCTACGCGCGATCGCGTTTCAGCGTCCTGAGTTAGTTGAACCCTATATCTACCTCTTAGACTTGGAACCCTACGATGAGGCGTAA
- the coaBC gene encoding bifunctional phosphopantothenoylcysteine decarboxylase/phosphopantothenate--cysteine ligase CoaBC produces the protein MSNPKLKRVLVGVGGGIAAYKVCELVSTLFKSGVEVRVILTDSAQKFVTPLTLATLSRHPAYTDNDFWQATHSRPLHIELGEWADVIVIAPLTANTLAKLAYGMADNLLTNTVLASTCPVLLAPAMNTDMWEQLTVQRNWQQLLLDSRYHGMSTASGLLACDRVGAGRLAEPPEILAYIQSLLHTQGKRDLAGKRVLISAGGTREHFDPVRFIGNPSTGKMGLALAQAALHRGASVTMVNCPASWDVPLGVQAISVLSADQMQQAMLEYFPNADLIVMSAAVADVKPKDYSTEKLPKRSLPQVLPLEPVPDIIAQLGQHKQPHQLLIGFAAQTGDIVTPAMEKLQSKKLDAIVANPIDQPDSGFGSDQNQAIVLDKQGRQLEITPCSKLEMAHQLFDFVITDN, from the coding sequence ATGTCAAATCCCAAATTAAAAAGGGTTCTAGTTGGTGTAGGCGGCGGTATTGCCGCCTACAAAGTTTGTGAACTAGTTTCAACATTATTTAAATCTGGGGTGGAAGTTCGAGTCATCCTCACCGATTCGGCACAAAAGTTTGTCACGCCTTTGACTTTAGCCACTCTATCGCGTCATCCTGCATACACAGATAATGATTTTTGGCAAGCAACTCACTCTCGCCCTTTACATATCGAGTTAGGTGAATGGGCAGATGTCATAGTAATTGCCCCTTTAACAGCTAATACACTAGCAAAGTTAGCCTACGGCATGGCTGATAATTTGCTCACAAATACTGTGCTGGCTTCTACTTGTCCTGTACTTTTAGCGCCAGCAATGAATACAGATATGTGGGAACAGTTAACGGTGCAGCGGAATTGGCAACAGCTATTGCTAGATAGCCGATATCATGGAATGAGTACAGCATCAGGTTTACTAGCGTGCGATCGCGTTGGTGCTGGTAGGTTGGCAGAACCCCCGGAAATTTTGGCTTATATTCAATCGTTGTTGCACACTCAAGGCAAACGAGATTTAGCAGGAAAAAGGGTATTAATTAGTGCTGGGGGAACGCGGGAGCATTTTGACCCAGTGAGGTTTATTGGCAATCCCTCCACAGGTAAAATGGGATTGGCTTTAGCACAAGCGGCACTTCACCGAGGGGCAAGCGTTACAATGGTAAACTGCCCAGCTAGTTGGGACGTACCATTGGGAGTGCAAGCAATTTCTGTTCTCAGTGCAGACCAAATGCAGCAGGCAATGCTAGAGTATTTTCCTAACGCTGATCTAATTGTGATGTCGGCAGCAGTAGCGGATGTCAAACCCAAGGATTATAGTACAGAAAAATTACCCAAGCGATCGCTGCCTCAAGTCTTACCTTTAGAACCTGTACCAGATATCATCGCCCAATTAGGACAACACAAACAACCGCATCAACTGCTAATTGGGTTTGCAGCACAGACTGGGGATATTGTTACGCCTGCAATGGAAAAATTGCAAAGTAAAAAATTGGATGCTATTGTTGCTAATCCTATCGATCAACCTGATAGTGGTTTTGGCAGTGATCAAAATCAAGCGATCGTTTTAGATAAGCAAGGGCGTCAACTAGAAATTACACCTTGTTCTAAATTAGAAATGGCGCATCAACTATTTGATTTTGTGATTACAGATAATTAG
- a CDS encoding site-2 protease family protein: protein MSTLSETSIIAAIVLVAFGILGWGFYRARPFGKLGILAWLQSVVLMAPWLLFFGLFAAGIYINIVGILFLVVGSAGLYIFLGKRLRAAGQEAILKQRATERLSANSSAEANSTQSAVTVELKPEVLPIPEDDLSAIKGIFGIDTFFATETIAYQDGAIFKGNLRGEPEEVHNRLTASLQARLGEQYRLFLVENTDGKPVVIVLPSRNDPRPMLLSQKAFAGILLVATIATSLEAAGLLLNFDFFANPERVTQALPIGAGIFAILVVHEIGHWLLARRHKIRLSWPYFLPAVQIGSFGAITRFESLLPNRKVLFDIALAGPAAGGIVSLLMLITGLLLSHPGSLFQLPNQFFQGSILVGSLARVVLGSALQSPLVSIHPLVVIGWLGLTINALNLMPAGQLDGGRIVQAIYGRKTARRATVATLILLALVSLGNVIAMYWAIVIFFLQREQERPSLNEISEPDDARAALGLLALFLMIATLLPLTPGLAGRLGIGS, encoded by the coding sequence ATGTCTACTTTATCAGAAACTTCTATTATTGCGGCGATCGTGCTGGTAGCTTTCGGCATTTTGGGCTGGGGCTTTTATCGCGCCAGACCTTTTGGTAAGCTGGGAATCTTAGCCTGGTTACAGTCGGTGGTGTTGATGGCTCCTTGGTTGCTGTTTTTTGGACTGTTTGCAGCCGGGATTTATATCAATATAGTGGGTATATTATTCTTGGTGGTGGGTTCTGCTGGGTTGTACATCTTTTTGGGAAAACGATTACGCGCAGCTGGACAAGAAGCCATACTTAAGCAGCGGGCAACCGAAAGGCTTAGTGCTAATTCCTCCGCTGAAGCAAATTCTACACAGTCAGCAGTAACTGTAGAACTAAAACCAGAAGTCCTGCCGATACCTGAAGATGACTTGAGCGCAATTAAAGGCATTTTCGGTATTGACACGTTTTTTGCCACAGAAACGATCGCTTATCAAGATGGAGCCATTTTTAAAGGCAATTTGCGAGGAGAACCAGAGGAGGTTCACAACCGTTTAACAGCAAGTTTACAAGCACGTCTTGGCGAGCAATATCGCCTGTTTTTAGTAGAAAACACAGATGGTAAACCCGTGGTGATTGTCCTGCCGAGCCGCAATGATCCCCGTCCGATGTTACTATCACAGAAAGCCTTTGCGGGTATCTTATTAGTAGCGACAATCGCCACAAGTTTAGAAGCCGCAGGTTTACTCCTGAATTTTGATTTCTTTGCCAATCCAGAACGGGTTACACAAGCTTTGCCGATAGGTGCTGGGATATTTGCGATTTTGGTAGTACATGAAATTGGGCATTGGTTACTTGCTCGACGTCACAAAATCCGCCTTAGCTGGCCATACTTTCTACCCGCTGTACAAATTGGCTCCTTTGGCGCAATTACCCGTTTTGAATCCTTGTTACCCAACCGCAAGGTACTATTTGATATTGCTTTGGCAGGGCCAGCCGCAGGTGGTATTGTTTCTTTACTAATGTTGATCACTGGTTTACTGCTTTCCCACCCTGGTAGTTTATTTCAATTGCCAAATCAGTTTTTCCAAGGCTCGATTTTGGTAGGAAGCTTAGCACGAGTTGTCCTTGGTTCAGCTTTGCAGTCACCTTTAGTAAGCATCCATCCTCTCGTGGTGATTGGTTGGCTAGGATTAACAATCAACGCTTTGAACTTAATGCCCGCTGGACAGCTAGATGGAGGACGTATCGTTCAAGCGATTTATGGACGCAAAACTGCAAGAAGGGCAACAGTAGCAACTTTAATTTTGTTGGCGCTAGTCTCTCTCGGTAATGTTATTGCCATGTACTGGGCGATCGTAATTTTCTTCTTACAACGGGAGCAAGAACGCCCCAGCTTGAATGAAATCAGTGAACCCGATGATGCCAGAGCCGCTTTAGGTCTTTTGGCTCTATTCTTAATGATTGCGACTCTTCTCCCTCTGACTCCCGGCTTGGCTGGGCGTTTGGGAATAGGAAGTTAG
- a CDS encoding glycoside hydrolase family 10 protein, with protein MNRFVKWCVEFHPWRNFRQSRKPGLFAIIVTLSVLATVMLSFPLNAQIMGQRLSPALRLAQSPASELRGVWLTNIDSDVLFSSDRLKGSLQRLDQLNFNTIYPAVWNWGYTLYPSKVAARVIGRSLDPTPGLQGRDILKEMVNVGHQQGLTVIPWFEFGFMAPADSLLAKNRPQWLTSRSDGSRIVKEGTHNRVWLNPFRPEVQQFIQDLIIEIVRNYDIDGIQFDDHFGLPSILGYDAYTVALYKKEHRGKAPSRNPQDPEWVRWRANKITDFTKRVFKAIKATKKDCIVSVAPNPQRFSYDFFLADWQKWERMGIIEDLVLQIYRDNLNVFISELEYPEVQAAKKHIPVSVGILAGLKNKSIPMQQIETQVQKVRDRNFAGVSFFFYETLWNMSKENPQQRQSAFRKIFPTPTTYPNLLADWKP; from the coding sequence ATGAACAGGTTTGTAAAGTGGTGTGTTGAGTTTCATCCTTGGCGGAATTTTCGCCAAAGTAGAAAGCCAGGATTATTTGCCATAATCGTTACCTTGAGTGTGTTAGCTACGGTAATGCTATCGTTTCCTCTGAACGCTCAAATCATGGGACAGCGATTGTCTCCGGCATTGCGCTTGGCGCAATCGCCAGCATCTGAGCTAAGGGGGGTATGGTTAACAAATATTGATAGTGATGTGCTGTTTTCGAGCGATCGCCTTAAAGGTTCTTTGCAACGCCTTGATCAACTAAACTTTAACACTATATATCCAGCGGTTTGGAATTGGGGGTATACATTATATCCCAGCAAAGTGGCTGCCAGAGTTATTGGGCGATCGCTTGATCCCACACCGGGGCTGCAAGGGCGAGACATACTCAAAGAAATGGTCAATGTGGGGCATCAGCAAGGGCTAACAGTCATTCCCTGGTTTGAATTTGGTTTCATGGCTCCAGCTGATTCCCTGCTAGCCAAAAATCGTCCCCAATGGCTCACCAGTCGCAGCGATGGTAGCCGAATTGTCAAAGAAGGAACACATAATCGGGTTTGGCTAAATCCCTTTCGCCCAGAAGTACAACAATTCATCCAAGATTTAATTATTGAAATCGTCAGAAACTACGACATCGACGGTATTCAATTTGATGACCATTTCGGCTTGCCATCGATATTGGGATACGATGCTTACACAGTGGCACTGTACAAAAAAGAACATCGTGGAAAAGCGCCCTCAAGAAACCCGCAAGATCCAGAATGGGTGCGCTGGAGAGCAAACAAAATTACCGACTTCACAAAGCGGGTATTTAAAGCCATCAAAGCCACTAAAAAAGATTGCATCGTTTCTGTTGCGCCAAATCCTCAGCGTTTCTCCTACGACTTCTTTTTAGCAGATTGGCAGAAATGGGAACGGATGGGAATTATCGAAGACTTGGTGTTGCAGATATACCGAGATAACTTAAATGTATTTATTAGTGAATTAGAGTACCCAGAAGTCCAAGCTGCAAAGAAACATATTCCTGTGAGCGTAGGTATTTTGGCTGGTTTGAAAAACAAATCTATACCGATGCAACAGATAGAGACACAAGTGCAAAAAGTACGCGATCGCAACTTTGCCGGTGTCTCTTTCTTTTTCTATGAAACCCTCTGGAACATGAGCAAAGAAAACCCGCAACAACGCCAGTCTGCTTTCCGAAAAATCTTCCCAACCCCAACGACTTACCCAAATTTGCTAGCAGATTGGAAACCGTAG
- a CDS encoding glycoside hydrolase family 43 protein, producing MQTYTNPVYKGYLADPFVWQHQGVYYAIGTGAAEAEGTVNEVAPAQNIDSTRNQCVFPLLQSFDFVNWNFVGNALLRPDPALGNNFWAPEVAYCDGKFYLYYSVGHEDKNHQLRVATSDTPLGPYQDVGESLVNLKSCPFAIDPHPFCDDDGQWYLFYARDFLDTEGGVRVGTALFVDRLQTMTKLAGEGKVVLRARSDWQRFLANRLMYGEIFDWHTLEGPCVRKHEGRYYCFYSGGRWETENYGVDYGVANSVMGPYSDAGNETGPRVLKSVPDFVIGPGHNSIVLGPDGETEYMVYHAWTKNMDKRQICLDKLIWTADKPHCDGPTWTPQAIATKSI from the coding sequence ATGCAAACCTATACTAATCCAGTCTACAAAGGCTATTTGGCCGATCCTTTTGTTTGGCAGCACCAAGGCGTATACTATGCGATCGGTACTGGTGCAGCAGAGGCGGAAGGAACAGTTAATGAAGTAGCTCCCGCCCAAAACATTGACTCCACTAGAAATCAATGTGTTTTTCCTCTGTTACAGTCATTTGACTTTGTAAATTGGAATTTTGTTGGTAACGCACTACTGCGGCCAGACCCCGCCCTTGGTAATAATTTTTGGGCCCCCGAAGTAGCTTACTGTGATGGCAAATTCTATCTTTACTACTCTGTGGGACACGAAGATAAAAATCATCAGTTGCGTGTAGCTACAAGCGACACCCCGTTAGGCCCTTATCAAGATGTTGGCGAGTCGCTTGTAAACCTGAAGTCTTGTCCCTTTGCAATTGATCCGCACCCATTTTGCGATGATGATGGACAGTGGTATCTGTTTTACGCCCGTGATTTTCTGGATACAGAGGGTGGTGTACGTGTTGGCACAGCACTGTTTGTAGACCGCCTGCAAACCATGACAAAGCTTGCTGGTGAGGGTAAGGTCGTTTTGCGTGCGCGATCAGATTGGCAACGGTTTTTAGCCAACCGTTTGATGTATGGTGAAATTTTTGACTGGCATACTTTAGAAGGCCCTTGTGTCCGTAAACATGAGGGCCGATACTATTGCTTTTATAGTGGTGGACGCTGGGAAACCGAGAACTACGGTGTAGATTACGGCGTTGCTAATAGCGTGATGGGGCCTTACTCGGATGCGGGAAACGAAACTGGGCCGCGCGTGCTAAAATCTGTCCCTGATTTTGTTATAGGGCCGGGACATAACTCTATTGTTCTTGGGCCAGATGGTGAGACAGAGTACATGGTCTACCATGCTTGGACGAAAAACATGGATAAGCGGCAAATCTGTTTAGATAAGCTGATTTGGACAGCAGATAAACCACATTGTGACGGCCCCACTTGGACACCGCAAGCGATCGCCACTAAATCAATTTGA
- a CDS encoding methyltransferase domain-containing protein: protein MPIYDSIGQQYTKTRVPDIRIVNTLIDLLNQPKNSIIADIGAGTGGYSRAIANQGYSVYAIEPSSVMRTQAAEHPQVKWFTGYAEALPLADKSVDALISILAIHHFSNLEKAFREMHRIVKSGTIVLLTFDIRLAQKIWLYDYFPWLWEDALRFLPLNEQIELIQANTQRNVEAFPLMLPYDLSDLFAAAAWRRPELYLQPEVRAGISSFALADASLFEQGLKSLATDLSNGQWDTKYGKIREFTEIDLGYRFLRATIDK, encoded by the coding sequence ATGCCTATTTACGATTCGATTGGTCAACAATATACAAAAACTCGCGTTCCTGATATTCGGATTGTCAACACATTAATTGATTTGCTTAACCAGCCGAAAAATAGTATTATTGCTGATATTGGCGCTGGTACTGGTGGTTACAGTCGTGCGATCGCCAACCAAGGATATTCTGTTTATGCCATAGAACCTTCATCAGTAATGCGAACACAGGCGGCAGAACATCCCCAAGTAAAATGGTTCACCGGATATGCAGAAGCTCTCCCTTTAGCAGACAAATCTGTTGATGCATTAATAAGTATTTTAGCAATTCATCACTTTTCTAACCTAGAAAAAGCCTTTCGTGAAATGCATCGAATTGTCAAATCAGGGACAATTGTTTTATTGACTTTTGATATTAGACTGGCTCAAAAAATCTGGCTTTACGATTACTTTCCTTGGCTTTGGGAAGATGCCTTACGCTTTCTACCACTCAACGAACAAATAGAGTTAATACAGGCAAATACCCAAAGAAATGTTGAAGCCTTTCCTTTAATGTTACCCTACGATTTATCTGATTTATTTGCCGCAGCAGCCTGGAGACGACCTGAATTATATTTACAACCAGAAGTCCGTGCCGGTATATCATCTTTTGCCTTAGCTGACGCGAGTTTATTTGAGCAAGGATTGAAGTCACTTGCAACAGATTTGAGTAATGGTCAATGGGATACAAAATATGGAAAAATCCGCGAATTCACAGAAATTGATTTGGGTTATCGCTTTTTACGTGCAACTATTGATAAGTAA